A region from the Brassica napus cultivar Da-Ae chromosome C8, Da-Ae, whole genome shotgun sequence genome encodes:
- the LOC111209131 gene encoding uncharacterized protein LOC111209131: MDSPVSSRPFMSRTPCFNLQRLSPDTFSLSRCLSSSIEFSIRSPSTVSRRQASPVRLGNSGSEPRPVGDLFRSSSDPYTSTLPQPLTPHLLVVAVVEVMKLTIIWRRRSHSGFNTTVLTLPLRLPPLPRLSPSASPPFPLVLVTTRRVSLDLSLRPLMDNGQEHHFISASPLLYTQHQGSPISPRFLWS; this comes from the exons ATGGATAGTCCCGTTTCTTCTCGACCGTTTATGTCACGGACGCCTTGCTTCAACCTCCAAAGATTGTCTCCCGACACGTTCAGCCTCTCGAGGTGTCTGTCCTCATCGATAGAGTTCTCAATCCGTTCACCGTCCACTGTCTCTCGCCGCCAAGCTTCCCCTGTCCGACTTGGAAACTCCGGATCTGAACCTCGTCCCGTCGGGGATCTGTTCCGCTCCTCCTCCGACCCTTACACATCCACTTTACCACAACCTCTCACGCCTCATCTCCTAGTAGTCGCCGTGGTTGAAGTTATGAAGCTTACCATAATCTGGAGACGCCGTTCACATAGCGGTTTTAACACCACGGTATTGACTCTCCCTTTGCGCCTACCTCCCCTACCTCGTCTCTCACCCTCCGCCTCTCCTCCATTCCCTCTCGTGTTAGTCACTACTCGCCGCGTTTCT TTGGATCTCAGTCTGCGTCCCCTTATGGATAATGGTCAAGAGCATCATTTCATCTCGGCATCGCCTCTACTATACACCCAACATCAAGGCAGCCCCATCTCACCAAGGTTTCTATGGAGCTAA
- the LOC106414155 gene encoding protein PHOX1: MGKPTGKKKNPDPPTDSSVSGGGNKSAKSFDRSASKAAATFDEDMAIFINRALELKEEGNKLFQKRDNEGAMLRYEKAVKLLPKDHGEVAYLRTGMASCYMHMGLGEYPNAINECNLALEASPRYSKALLKRARCYEALNKMDFAFRDSRIVLNMEAENVSAKEIFERVRKVLVGRGVDVAEMETSFVDVQPVGAARLRKIVKERLRKMKKKKNNKKNSNSNADEKKSNEGGVVVESADVEDGEEADSGKRGDKNLEDKVVVEEKKVSHVMDKEVVIASQIDATVTRTVKLVHGDDIRWAQLPLDSSVRLVRDIIRDRFPSLKGFLIKYRDSEGDLVTITTTDELRVAASTREKLGSFRLYVTEVSPNQEPVYDGESNDKFAKGSSSVADNGSVGGDYVESEKPSACIEHWIFQFAQLFKNHVGFDSDSYLDIHNLGMKLYTEAMEDIVTGEDAQELFDIAAHKFQEMAALAMFNWGNVHMSKARRQIYFPEDGSRETILEKVEAGFEWATNEYNKAAEKYEEAVKVKSDFYEALLALGQQQFEQAKLCWYHALRNKIDIESQASQEVLKLYNKAEESMEKGMQIWEEMEERRLNGISDSDKHKTLLQKLGLDGVFSEASDEDNAEQTANMTSQINLLWGSLLYERSIVEYKLGLPTWDECLEVAVEKFELAGASATDIAVMVKNHCSNENALEGMGFKIDEIVQAWNEMYDAKRWQIGVPSFRLEPLFRRRSPKLHDILENVFTGPQ, from the exons ATGGGGAAACCGactgggaagaagaagaaccccGATCCTCCGACGGATTCTTCCGTCAGCGGAGGAGGTAACAAGTCAGCCAAAAGCTTCGATCGTTCTGCCTCCAAGGCGGCAGCCACCTTCGACGAAGACATGGCGATCTTCATAAACCGAGCGTTAGAGctcaaagaagaaggaaacaagCTCTTCCAGAAACGCGACAACGAAGGCGCCATGCTAAGGTACGAAAAAGCCGTCAAGCTTTTGCCTAAAGATCACGGAGAGGTGGCTTACCTGAGAACGGGCATGGCTTCTTGCTACATGCATATGGGGCTGGGAGAGTACCCGAACGCGATCAACGAGTGCAATCTCGCCCTCGAGGCTTCTCCTAGGTACAGCAAAGCCCTGTTGAAACGCGCTCGGTGCTACGAGGCTCTGAATAAGATGGATTTCGCGTTTAGGGATTCGAGGATCGTTCTGAACATGGAGGCTGAGAATGTTTCGGCTAAGGAGATCTTCGAGAGGGTGAGGAAGGTGTTGGTTGGTAGAGGGGTTGATGTGGCTGAGATGGAGACGAGTTTTGTCGATGTGCAGCCCGTTGGCGCCGCGCGGTTAAGGAAGATTGTTAAGGAGAGgttgaggaagatgaagaagaagaagaataataaaaagaatagtAATAGTAATGCTGATGAGAAGAAGAGTAACGAAGGCGGAGTCGTTGTTGAGAGTGCAGATGTTGAAGATGGAGAGGAAGCTGATAGCGGGAAGAGAGGAGATAAGAATCTTGAGGATAAGGTTGTGGTTGAGGAGAAGAAAGTGAGTCATGTGATGGACAAAGAGGTCGTCATTGCTTCCCAGATCGACGCGACTGTGACCAGGACGGTGAAGTTGGTCCACGGAGACGATATAAGGTGGGCGCAGCTGCCGTTGGATTCCAGCGTCAGGCTTGTGAGAGATATAATCAGAGATAGGTTTCCTTCTCTGAAGGGCTTCCTTATCAAATATAGAGACTCTGAGGGTGATTTGGTTACCATCACCACGACGGACGAGCTGAGAGTGGCTGCTTCGACGAGGGAGAAACTTGGCTCCTTTAGATTGTATGTCACTGAAGTCAGCCCCAATCAAGAACCTGTATACGACGGCGAATCGAACGATAAGTTCGCCAAGGGGTCAAGTAGTGTTGCTGATAATGGAAGCGTGGGAGGAGATTATGTGGAGTCTGAGAAACCGTCAGCTTGCATCGAGCATTGGATATTCCAGTTTGCGCAGCTGTTCAAGAACCACGTTGGGTTTGATTCCGATTCTTACTTGGACATTCACAACCTTGGGATGAAGCTGTATACGGAAGCAATGGAAGATATAGTAACTGGAGAAGACGCGCAAGAGCTTTTTGATATAGCTGCTCATAAGTTCCAAGAAATGGCTGCGCTAGCAATGTTCAACTGGGGGAACGTTCATATGTCCAAGGCGAGAAGGCAGATCTATTTTCCGGAGGATGGCTCGAGAGAAACTATACTAGAGAAGGTCGAGGCTGGATTCGAATGGGCGACGAACGAGTACAACAAAGCTGCGGAAAAATACGAAGAAGCTGTTAAAGTTAAATCTGATTTCTACGAGGCTCTTCTTGCGCTCGGGCAACAGCAGTTTGAGCAGGCTAAGCTTTGTTGGTACCACGCGCTTAGAAACAAGATAGATATCGAAAGCCAGGCTTCTCAGGAAGTGCTGAAACTCTATAACAAAGCTGAGGAGAGTATGGAAAAGGGTATGCAGATTTGGGAAGAGATGGAAGAACGCCGTCTGAATGGAATCTCTGATTCGGATAAACATAAAACGCTGCTGCAGAAGCTGGGATTAGATGGGGTGTTTAGTGAAGCGTCTGATGAAGATAACGCAGAGCAAACAGCTAATATGACTTCCCAGATTAATCTTTTGTGGGGTTCATTACTGTATGAACGGTCTATTGTGGAGTATAAGCTTGGTTTACCAACTTGGGATGAATGCTTGGAGGTTGCTGTGGAGAAATTTGAATTAGCTGGAGCTTCTGCAACCGATATAGCTGTCATGGTAAAGAACCATTGCTCAAACGAAAATGCACTTGAAG GTATGGGGTTCAAGATCGATGAGATAGTACAGGCATGGAACGAGATGTATGATGCCAAAAGATGGCAGATCGGTGTCCCATCTTTCCGGCTAGAACCTTTGTTCCGGAGACGGTCACCGAAGCTGCATGATATTTTAGAGAATGTGTTTACAGGGCCTCAGTGA
- the LOC106411912 gene encoding hydroxyproline O-galactosyltransferase HPGT3 — protein METLPTTTVSSCKSERRGRSSKYQNTSKPSVIMAFFSCVAWLYVAGRLWQDSENRVILNNMLKKNYDQKPKVLTVDDKLMVLGCKDLERKIVETEMELTLAKSQGYLKSLPSSGKSLLAVIGVYTGFGSHLRRNSFRGSWMPQGDALKKLEERGVVIRFVIGRSPNRGDSLDRKIDEEDRARKDFLILENHEEAQEELPKKVKFFFSAAVQNWDAEFYIKVDDNIDLDLEGLIGLLESRRGQDASYIGCMKSGEVVAQEGGQWYEPEWWKFGDEKSYFRHAAGSLIILSKNLAQYININSGSLKTYAFDDTSIGSWMIGVQATYIDDNRLCCSSIRQDKVCSVA, from the exons ATGGAGACCTTACCCACGACGACGGTTTCGTCTTGTAAATCAGAACGACGGGGAAGATCCTCCAAATATCAGAACACCTCCAAGCCCTCCGTTATCATGGCTTTCTTCTCTTGCGTTGCTTGGCTCTACGTCGCTGGCCG GTTATGGCAAGATTCAGAGAACAGAGTGATACTCAATAATATGCTTAAGAAGAATTATGATCAG AAGCCGAAGGTTCTTACGGTGGATGATAAGCTCATGGTTCTCGGATGCAA AGATCTTGAGAGGAAGATTGTTGAAACTGAAATGGAGTTGACTCTGGCAAAGAGTCAAGGCTATCTGAAAAGTCTGCCCTCTTCAGGGAAGAGTCTGCTTGCTGTGATTGGAGTCTATACAGGCTTTGGAAGCCATTTGAGGAGAAATTCATTTCGAGGGTCTTGGATGCCACAAG GTGATGCTTTGAAGAAACTTGAGGAAAGAGGAGTTGTCATACGTTTTGTGATTGGTCGAAG TCCAAACCGTGGTGATAGCCTAGATCGAAAGATTGATGAGGAAGATCGAGCAAGAAAAGATTTTCTCATTCTT GAGAATCACGAGGAGGCACAAGAAGAGCTACCCAAGAAAGTGAAGTTCTTCTTCAGTGCTGCTGTTCAGAACTGGGATGCAGAGTTCTACATCAAAGTCGACGACAATATTGACCTAGATCTTG AGGGATTGATTGGCCTCCTTGAAAGTAGGCGTGGTCAAGATGCGTCTTACATTGGGTGCATGAAGTCTGGGGAAGTTGTTGCTCAAGA GGGAGGGCAATGGTACGAGCCAGAATGGTGGAAGTTTGGGGACGAGAAATC ATACTTTCGTCATGCAGCTGGTTCGCTTATAATACTATCCAAGAATTTGGCTCAGTACATTAACATTAACAG TGGATCGTTGAAGACATATGCATTTGATGATACCTCTATAGGATCTTGGATGATTGGTGTTCAGGCAACTTATATAGACGACAATCGCCTTTGCTGTAGCAGCATTAGACAAG ACAAGGTGTGCTCTGTGGCTTGA